Proteins from one Amycolatopsis benzoatilytica AK 16/65 genomic window:
- the pqqA gene encoding pyrroloquinoline quinone precursor peptide PqqA, translated as MHETVEVWTAPDFVEYETPMEVTAYAARMRE; from the coding sequence ATGCACGAGACCGTCGAGGTGTGGACCGCGCCGGACTTCGTCGAGTACGAGACCCCGATGGAGGTCACCGCGTACGCGGCCCGCATGCGGGAGTGA